A region from the Triticum aestivum cultivar Chinese Spring chromosome 3D, IWGSC CS RefSeq v2.1, whole genome shotgun sequence genome encodes:
- the LOC123074989 gene encoding transcription factor MYB3R-1-like has product MASLRDMLLNQELAADEYGRFERYTPSSAHGFSHFQQADSPPTGVPDTGSLVSGFGMPPSTFIMPEGTHTAAGYGAEAVPVEIPVVRRQRSASRNTPASYRGPWTEEEDELLKRLVHEHGEHKWAIISEHLPPRIGKQCRERWTNQLRPGIKKEHIWTEADDILLIDAHKVHGNRWSSIARCLPGRSENAVKNHWNATRRSLKSKRRFKKTSQQAAPGQFTLLEEYIRDKMMADENVAPQSPSAGVAYDGQVVPGAAAMLAVSSPHGMGQYLHPANAYGGEMQERYYYPPHSNSNNMLHHGQEPAFQEMFSAQGRMHSACTNLNLFPPPQHLSGGYYDSETGCSSAGGNGDLDEDVVEMASREFQTSEAEATLDLTSFN; this is encoded by the exons ATGGCGTCGTTGAGGGACATGCTTTTGAACCAGGAGCTAGCGGCGGATGAGTATGGGAGGTTCGAAAGGTACACCCCGAGCTCTGCCCATGGTTTTTCCCACTTCCAGCAAGCTGACAGCCCTCCGACCGGAGTCCCCGACACGGGATCGCTCGTTTCCGGCTTCGGTATGCCTCCCTCAACCTTCATCATGCCGGAGGGGACCCACACCGCCGCAGGTTATGGCGCTGAGGCCGTCCCCGTGGAGATCCCCGTGGTCCGGCGACAAAGATCTGCCTCCAGGAACACTCCGGCGTCGTACAGAGGACCGTGGACCGAGGAAGAGGACGA ACTTCTCAAGAGATTGGTGCACGAGCACGGAGAGCATAAGTGGGCGATCATTTCGGAGCACCTCCCGCCACGGATCGGCAAGCAGTGCCGTGAGCGATGGACAAATCAACTGCGCCCCGGCATCAAG AAGGAGCACATCTGGACTGAGGCGGACGACATACTGCTGATCGACGCGCACAAGGTCCACGGAAACCGTTGGTCGTCGATCGCGAGGTGCCTGCCCGGCCGGTCGGAGAACGCCGTCAAGAATCACTGGAACGCGACAAGGCGGAGCCTCAAGTCCAAGCGCCGGTTCAAGAAGACGAGCCAACAGGCCGCCCCGGGCCAGTTCACCCTCCTCGAGGAGTACATCCGCGACAAAATGATGGCTGACGAGAACGTGGCGCCACAGTCTCCATCGGCCGGCGTCGCGTATGATGGCCAGGTCGTTCCAGGTGCCGCTGCAATGCTCGCCGTCTCCAGCCCACACGGGATGGGTCAGTACCTCCACCCAGCCAACGCCTACGGCGGCGAGATGCAGGAGCGATACTACTATCCGCCccacagcaacagcaacaacatgCTGCACCATGGACAAGAGCCGGCATTTCAGGAGATGTTTAGTGCACAGGGACGCATGCATTCTGCATGCACGAACCTGAACTTGTTCCCGCCCCCCCAGCACCTCAGTGGCGGCTACTACGACAGCGAGACGGGCTGCAGCAGCGCCGGTGGCAACGGCGATCTGGACGAAGACGTGGTCGAGATGGCCTCCAGGGAGTTCCAGACGTCCGAGGCGGAGGCCACACTGGACCTCACTAGCTTCAACTGA